A stretch of the Nitratireductor thuwali genome encodes the following:
- a CDS encoding two-component system sensor histidine kinase NtrB: MRTQSGILDASQLAINALSHPVIMVDGEGMIIFANAEAEGFFRSSAAMLARHRLSDFVPFGSPLLTLVDQVRERSAPFNEYRVDISSPRLGPDRIVDIYVAPVAEAPDSAVIMFLERSMAEKIDRQMTHRGAARSVTGLAAMLAHEIKNPLSGIRGAAQLLENVVSDDDRSLARLIREETDRIVALVDRMEVFSDERPVDSMPVNIHVVLDHVKAIAKNGFARNITFIEEYDPSLPPILANRDQLVQVFINLIKNAAEAIGNKMGGEIRLSTAFRPGIRFSVPGTRERVSLPMEFCVHDNGPGVPQDIQSMIFDPFITTKQNGSGLGLALVAKIVGAHGGVIECDSTARGTTFRILMPAWREQEASGAKRNKAASTA; encoded by the coding sequence ATGAGAACGCAAAGCGGCATCCTCGACGCGTCGCAGCTTGCGATCAACGCATTGAGCCACCCGGTCATCATGGTCGACGGGGAGGGGATGATCATCTTCGCCAACGCCGAGGCGGAAGGCTTCTTTCGTTCGAGCGCGGCGATGCTGGCGCGCCATCGGCTGTCCGACTTCGTGCCTTTCGGCAGCCCGCTGCTCACGCTCGTCGACCAGGTGCGCGAGCGCAGTGCCCCCTTCAACGAATATCGCGTGGACATCTCCTCGCCGCGCCTGGGGCCGGACCGCATCGTGGACATATATGTGGCGCCGGTCGCCGAAGCGCCGGACAGCGCCGTCATCATGTTCCTGGAACGCTCGATGGCCGAAAAGATCGACCGCCAGATGACGCATCGTGGCGCGGCGCGCTCCGTCACCGGACTGGCGGCGATGCTCGCCCACGAGATCAAGAATCCGCTATCGGGCATTCGCGGCGCGGCGCAGCTCCTGGAAAACGTCGTTTCCGACGACGACCGCAGCCTTGCCCGGCTGATCAGGGAAGAGACGGACCGCATCGTCGCGCTCGTGGATCGCATGGAAGTCTTTTCCGACGAGCGCCCCGTGGACAGCATGCCCGTCAATATCCATGTCGTGCTCGATCACGTAAAAGCCATAGCGAAGAACGGCTTTGCCAGGAACATCACCTTCATCGAGGAATACGACCCGTCCCTGCCGCCGATACTCGCCAACCGGGACCAGCTGGTTCAAGTCTTCATAAATCTCATCAAGAACGCGGCCGAAGCCATTGGAAACAAAATGGGCGGAGAAATCCGCCTCTCCACCGCGTTTCGCCCCGGAATCCGTTTTTCGGTGCCGGGAACGCGCGAGCGGGTGTCGCTGCCGATGGAGTTCTGCGTCCATGACAATGGTCCCGGCGTCCCGCAGGATATACAGTCCATGATCTTCGACCCATTCATCACCACCAAGCAGAACGGCTCGGGGCTCGGCCTCGCGCTGGTGGCAAAGATCGTCGGCGCGCACGGCGGCGTCATCGAGTGCGATTCAACGGCGCGCGGAACCACTTTCCGTATCCTGATGCCGGCCTGGCGAGAGCAGGAAGCCAGCGGCGCCAAACGCAACAAGGCAGCATCGACGGCATGA
- the ntrC gene encoding nitrogen regulation protein NR(I) — protein sequence MTPNGSILVADDDAAIRTVLNQALSRVGHQVRVTSNAATLWRWVAAGEGDLVITDVVMPDENAFDLLPRIRKSRPDLPIIVMSAQNTFMTAIRASEAGAYEYLPKPFDLTELLGIVGRALSEPKKRPGDQRAADTPESMPLIGRSPAMQDIYRMLARMMQTDLTVMISGESGTGKELVARALHEFGRRRNGPFVAINMAAIPRDLIESELFGHEKGAFTGAQQRSYGRFEQAEGGTLFLDEIGDMPMEAQTRLLRVLQQGEYTTVGGRTPIRTDVRIVAATNKDLRVLINQGLFREDLFYRLNVVPLRLPPLRERAEDIPDLVRHFFGQAEQEGLHAKRISRGGLEAMMRYPWPGNVRELENLVRRLAALYPQDEISEEVITNELRDARTLEMAPSRESLPDELPLGQAVEQYLQRHFKSFGTGLPPAGLYHRILSEVEYPLILAALAATQGNQIRAAELLGVNRNTLRKKIRELGVDVYRASKPGV from the coding sequence ATGACTCCGAATGGCAGCATCCTGGTGGCCGATGACGACGCCGCCATCCGCACCGTGCTCAACCAGGCACTCTCCCGCGTCGGCCATCAGGTGCGCGTCACGTCGAACGCGGCGACGCTTTGGCGCTGGGTGGCCGCGGGCGAGGGCGACCTGGTCATCACCGATGTGGTCATGCCCGACGAGAACGCCTTCGACCTCCTGCCGCGCATCCGCAAATCGCGCCCGGACCTGCCAATCATCGTGATGAGCGCCCAGAACACGTTCATGACCGCCATCCGTGCTTCCGAAGCCGGGGCTTACGAGTATCTGCCGAAACCCTTCGACCTGACGGAGCTTCTGGGCATCGTCGGGCGCGCCCTGTCCGAGCCCAAGAAGCGGCCGGGCGACCAGCGCGCCGCCGACACGCCCGAATCGATGCCGCTGATCGGCCGCTCGCCCGCCATGCAGGACATCTACCGCATGCTGGCCCGCATGATGCAGACCGACCTGACGGTCATGATCAGCGGCGAATCGGGAACCGGCAAGGAACTGGTCGCCCGCGCGCTGCACGAGTTCGGCCGCCGCCGCAACGGACCGTTCGTGGCGATCAATATGGCGGCGATCCCCCGCGACCTCATCGAATCGGAGCTGTTCGGCCACGAGAAGGGCGCGTTCACGGGCGCGCAGCAGCGTTCCTACGGCCGGTTCGAGCAGGCAGAGGGCGGCACGCTCTTCCTGGACGAGATAGGCGACATGCCGATGGAGGCCCAGACCCGGCTCCTGCGGGTCCTGCAACAGGGCGAGTACACGACCGTCGGCGGCCGCACCCCGATCAGGACGGATGTGCGCATCGTCGCCGCGACCAACAAGGATTTGCGGGTGCTGATCAATCAGGGCCTGTTCCGCGAGGACCTGTTCTATCGCCTGAACGTCGTGCCGCTGCGCCTGCCGCCGCTGCGCGAGCGGGCGGAGGACATTCCCGACCTCGTCCGGCATTTCTTCGGCCAGGCGGAGCAGGAGGGGCTGCATGCCAAGCGCATCTCGCGCGGCGGGCTGGAAGCCATGATGCGCTACCCCTGGCCGGGAAACGTGCGCGAACTCGAAAACCTGGTGCGCCGCCTGGCGGCGCTCTACCCCCAGGACGAGATATCCGAGGAGGTCATAACCAACGAGCTTCGCGACGCGCGGACGCTCGAAATGGCCCCATCGCGGGAAAGCCTGCCGGACGAGCTGCCGCTCGGCCAGGCGGTGGAGCAGTATCTCCAGCGCCATTTCAAGTCGTTCGGCACCGGGCTGCCGCCCGCCGGGCTCTACCACCGGATACTGTCCGAGGTGGAATATCCGCTGATACTGGCGGCGCTGGCAGCGACCCAGGGGAATCAGATCCGGGCGGCCGAGCTTCTCGGCGTCAATCGCAACACGCTGCGCAAGAAGATCCGCGAGCTCGGCGTGGATGTCTACCGCGCTTCCAAGCCGGGCGTCTGA
- a CDS encoding PAS domain-containing sensor histidine kinase yields MSTQATAMASEAAPTSLSNGRRLMALPGILAAIGALVTAAVSFVLLLGLTAIEPYSELTLTLIAVNSLFVLILLTLIGLEARRIYTARKGGRAAARLHVRIVTMFSLVAAIPAILVAIIASITLDIGLDRWFDIRTRVIVNSSLSIAQAYVRENAQTLSGTTLSMAFTLDQSRGLYQLDRRGFRQVLTQQTRGRGLHAGVLLREDKSLIIGADMPGADSIPMPPDEAMAQAADGATYFFEVPPGNFIGAVIKLRAIPDAFLYTLRELDPQVIRAKRIVASNSEEYRSLEDNRSNTQVAFALVYLVVTLAIVLAAIWTGIAVADRLVRPIRQLIGAASAVSAGNLDVAVPVRASDGDVASLGNTFNKMTLQLKTQRNQLISARDVIDERRRFTEAVLSGVTAGVIGVDARGFVTIVNRSAETMLSISASQTLGKQMTDVLPQIGKVFEQGKNSGRQVYRQQVTFYRAGAERTFNIQLTTEESVGPDDERSYVVTVDDITDLVQAQRSSAWADVARRIAHEIKNPLTPIQLSAERIRRRFGKVITQDREIFDQCTDTIIRQVGDIGRMVDEFSAFARMPKPDIQELDLREPLREASFLVEVSRPNITIERDLGTEPLIGRFDTRLMSQAFGNVIKNAAEAIDAAERDGAQAGAILIRARRKGAVIEIDVIDNGKGLPIENRQRLLEPYMTTREKGTGLGLAIVKKIIEDHGGRLELHDAPPDFHGGAGAMIRMFLPAIGTEAGGGNDGTQGSTEKVNHGV; encoded by the coding sequence ATGAGTACCCAGGCAACCGCAATGGCCTCTGAAGCCGCGCCGACCTCGCTCAGCAACGGGCGCCGTCTCATGGCCCTGCCTGGCATCCTCGCCGCCATCGGGGCTCTGGTCACGGCGGCGGTGTCGTTCGTCCTGTTGCTCGGGCTCACGGCAATCGAGCCCTATAGCGAACTGACGCTGACCCTGATCGCCGTCAATTCGCTCTTCGTCCTCATCCTTCTGACGCTGATCGGCCTCGAGGCGCGGCGCATCTACACGGCCCGCAAGGGGGGCAGGGCGGCGGCGCGGCTGCATGTGCGCATCGTCACCATGTTTTCGCTGGTGGCGGCCATCCCGGCCATTCTGGTTGCCATAATCGCCTCCATAACGCTCGATATCGGGCTCGACCGCTGGTTCGACATACGCACGCGCGTGATCGTCAACTCGTCCTTGTCGATCGCCCAGGCCTATGTGCGCGAGAATGCGCAAACCCTTTCCGGCACGACCCTTTCGATGGCCTTCACGCTCGACCAGTCGCGCGGCCTCTATCAGCTCGACCGCCGGGGCTTTCGCCAGGTGCTGACGCAGCAGACCCGTGGCCGCGGCCTGCATGCGGGCGTGCTTCTGCGCGAGGACAAGTCCCTGATCATCGGCGCCGACATGCCCGGCGCCGATTCGATCCCGATGCCTCCCGACGAGGCCATGGCGCAGGCCGCCGACGGAGCCACCTATTTCTTCGAGGTGCCTCCGGGCAACTTCATCGGGGCCGTGATCAAGCTTCGAGCCATTCCGGACGCGTTCCTCTACACGCTGCGCGAACTCGACCCCCAGGTTATCCGCGCAAAACGCATCGTTGCTTCGAACTCCGAGGAATACCGCTCGCTAGAAGACAACCGCAGCAACACGCAGGTCGCCTTCGCTCTGGTCTATCTCGTGGTGACCCTGGCGATCGTTCTGGCCGCCATATGGACGGGCATCGCGGTGGCGGACCGGCTGGTACGTCCCATCCGCCAGCTCATCGGCGCGGCCAGCGCCGTCTCCGCCGGCAATCTGGATGTTGCGGTTCCGGTGCGCGCCTCGGACGGTGACGTCGCCTCCCTCGGCAACACGTTCAACAAGATGACGCTGCAGCTGAAGACCCAGCGCAACCAGCTGATCTCCGCACGCGACGTCATCGACGAGCGCCGCCGCTTCACCGAAGCCGTCCTGTCCGGCGTGACCGCCGGCGTCATCGGCGTCGACGCGCGCGGCTTCGTGACCATCGTCAACCGGTCGGCCGAGACGATGCTCTCGATCTCGGCATCGCAGACCCTCGGCAAGCAGATGACCGACGTCCTGCCGCAGATCGGCAAGGTGTTCGAGCAGGGAAAGAATTCCGGCCGCCAAGTCTATCGCCAGCAGGTGACATTCTATCGGGCCGGCGCCGAACGCACCTTCAACATCCAGCTCACGACGGAGGAAAGCGTGGGGCCGGACGATGAACGCTCCTACGTCGTGACGGTGGACGACATCACCGACCTCGTCCAGGCGCAACGGTCGTCCGCCTGGGCGGACGTGGCCCGGCGCATCGCGCATGAGATCAAGAACCCGTTGACGCCCATCCAGCTTTCCGCCGAGAGGATCCGCCGGCGTTTCGGCAAGGTGATCACCCAGGATCGCGAGATATTCGACCAGTGCACGGACACGATCATCCGCCAGGTGGGCGATATCGGCCGCATGGTGGACGAGTTCTCTGCCTTCGCCCGCATGCCCAAGCCCGATATCCAGGAGCTCGACCTGCGCGAACCGCTCCGCGAGGCCTCGTTCCTGGTCGAGGTGAGCCGGCCCAATATCACGATCGAGCGCGATCTCGGCACCGAACCGCTGATCGGCCGCTTCGACACGCGCCTCATGAGCCAGGCCTTCGGCAACGTGATCAAGAACGCCGCCGAGGCGATCGACGCGGCCGAACGCGACGGCGCGCAGGCGGGCGCGATCCTCATCAGGGCGCGCCGGAAAGGAGCCGTCATCGAGATCGACGTGATAGACAACGGCAAGGGCCTGCCGATAGAGAACCGCCAGCGCCTGCTGGAGCCCTACATGACGACGCGGGAAAAGGGGACCGGCCTCGGGCTGGCGATCGTCAAGAAGATCATCGAAGATCATGGAGGAAGACTGGAGCTTCACGACGCGCCGCCCGATTTCCATGGCGGCGCGGGAGCGATGATCCGCATGTTCCTGCCCGCCATTGGCACAGAGGCCGGCGGAGGGAACGACGGAACCCAAGGAAGCACGGAAAAGGTCAATCATGGCGTCTGA
- a CDS encoding sigma-54-dependent transcriptional regulator, with product MASDILVVDDEDDIRELVAGILSDEGHETRTAGHSDAALAAIGERVPRLVLLDIWLQGSTLDGLALLDRIKLMHPELPVVMISGHGTVETAVSAIKRGAYDFIEKPFKADRLILICERALETSSLKREVSDLKKRSGESFDLIGNSPAINHLRQTIERVAPSNSRIMLIGPSGSGKELVARAIHAESNRAGAPFVTINAASITPERMEIELFGTESNGSERKVGALEEAHRGTLYIDEVADMPRETQARILRVLVDQQFERVGGTKRVKVDVRIISSTARDLETMIEEGRFREDLFHRLAVVPVSIPPLSDRREDIPILVDHFMKQIVNQVGIKPRRLGEDAMAVLQAHNWPGNIRQLRNNIERLVILTRGDDTDAPITADLLPAEIGDVMPRVPTQSDQHIMALPLREAREMFEKEYLLAQINRFGGNISRTAEFIGMERSALHRKLKSLGV from the coding sequence ATGGCGTCTGACATTCTGGTCGTCGACGACGAAGACGACATCCGGGAACTCGTTGCCGGAATCCTGAGCGACGAAGGACACGAAACGCGTACCGCCGGCCACAGCGATGCGGCCCTGGCGGCGATAGGCGAGCGCGTGCCGCGGCTCGTCCTCCTAGACATATGGCTGCAGGGCTCCACGCTCGACGGCCTGGCGCTGCTCGACAGGATCAAGCTGATGCATCCCGAATTGCCGGTGGTGATGATCTCCGGGCACGGCACCGTCGAGACGGCTGTCTCCGCCATCAAGCGCGGCGCCTACGACTTCATCGAGAAGCCGTTCAAGGCCGACCGCCTCATCCTCATCTGCGAGCGCGCCCTGGAGACCTCCAGCCTCAAGCGCGAGGTCTCGGACCTGAAGAAGCGCAGCGGCGAGAGCTTCGACCTGATCGGCAACTCGCCGGCCATCAATCATCTGCGCCAGACCATCGAGCGGGTGGCGCCGAGCAACAGCCGCATCATGCTTATCGGACCGTCGGGGTCCGGTAAGGAGTTGGTGGCGCGTGCCATCCACGCTGAATCGAACCGCGCCGGCGCCCCCTTCGTCACGATCAACGCGGCATCGATCACGCCCGAGCGAATGGAGATCGAGCTCTTCGGCACCGAATCGAACGGCAGCGAGCGCAAGGTCGGGGCGCTGGAGGAAGCGCACCGGGGCACGCTCTACATCGACGAGGTCGCCGACATGCCGCGCGAGACGCAGGCGCGCATCCTGCGGGTTCTGGTCGATCAGCAATTCGAGCGCGTCGGCGGCACCAAGCGGGTGAAGGTGGACGTTCGGATCATCTCATCCACCGCGCGCGATCTGGAGACGATGATTGAGGAGGGGCGTTTCCGCGAGGATCTGTTCCACCGCCTGGCCGTGGTTCCCGTCTCGATACCGCCGCTCTCGGACCGGCGGGAAGATATCCCCATCCTTGTGGACCACTTCATGAAGCAGATCGTCAATCAGGTGGGCATCAAGCCCCGGCGTCTGGGCGAGGATGCAATGGCGGTGCTGCAGGCCCACAATTGGCCCGGCAATATCCGTCAGCTTCGCAACAATATCGAACGCCTCGTCATCCTGACGCGCGGCGACGACACGGATGCCCCCATAACGGCGGATCTGCTGCCGGCCGAAATCGGCGACGTGATGCCCCGTGTGCCGACCCAATCCGACCAGCACATCATGGCCCTGCCGCTGCGCGAAGCGCGCGAGATGTTTGAGAAGGAATATCTATTGGCCCAGATCAACAGATTTGGCGGCAACATCTCGCGCACGGCCGAATTCATCGGTATGGAGAGGTCGGCGCTTCATCGGAAGCTGAAGTCGCTCGGGGTCTAA
- the trkA gene encoding Trk system potassium transporter TrkA, which yields MKVIICGAGQVGYGIAERLAAEQNDVSVIDTSADLIRAVRDTLDVRGFVGHGSHPDMLAAAGAQQADMIIAVTLFDEVNMTACQVAHSLFNVPTKIARIRSQSYLQSHYMDLFSRDHLPIDVIISPEIEVGEMVLRRIALPGATDIVRFADGQIAMVAIECLEECPVINTPLAQLTELFPDLPSTVVGVSRGGRLFVPHSGDQLMAGDMAYVITTKDQVRRTLGLFGHEEREATRIVIAGGGNIGLYVARALERKQSRTKVKIIESNRNRAVAIADELRRTVVLHGSALEQKLLLEADIDHADLIVALTNDDQVNILSSVIAKRLGCKSNLVLINNPTYHDFAKTLGIDAQMNPRAVTISKVLQQVRRGRIRAVHNVQRGAAEIIEAEALETSPLVGPPLSEQELPDGMRIGAVYRDGAVIKPSGSLRIKPKDRVVIFALEGAVRQVEQLFRVSLEFF from the coding sequence ATGAAAGTCATCATTTGCGGCGCGGGTCAGGTCGGCTACGGCATTGCCGAGCGGCTGGCCGCCGAGCAGAACGACGTATCCGTCATCGATACCTCGGCCGACCTCATTCGCGCCGTGCGCGACACGCTCGACGTGCGGGGCTTCGTGGGCCATGGATCGCATCCCGACATGCTGGCCGCGGCAGGCGCGCAGCAGGCCGACATGATCATCGCCGTGACCCTTTTCGACGAAGTAAACATGACCGCGTGCCAGGTGGCCCACTCGCTGTTCAACGTGCCGACCAAGATCGCCCGCATCAGGTCGCAATCCTACCTGCAGTCGCACTACATGGACCTGTTCTCGCGCGATCACCTGCCGATCGACGTCATCATCTCGCCGGAGATCGAAGTCGGCGAAATGGTGCTGCGGCGCATAGCGCTTCCCGGCGCGACCGACATCGTCCGCTTTGCCGACGGCCAGATCGCCATGGTTGCGATCGAATGCCTGGAGGAATGTCCGGTCATCAACACGCCGCTCGCCCAGCTCACCGAGCTTTTCCCCGACCTTCCGTCGACGGTGGTGGGCGTCTCACGCGGCGGCAGGCTGTTCGTCCCGCATTCGGGCGACCAACTGATGGCCGGCGACATGGCCTATGTGATCACCACCAAGGATCAGGTGCGCCGCACGCTCGGCCTGTTCGGTCATGAGGAGCGCGAGGCGACCCGCATCGTCATTGCCGGCGGCGGCAATATCGGCCTCTACGTCGCGCGCGCGCTGGAGCGCAAGCAGAGCCGCACCAAGGTCAAGATCATCGAGAGCAACCGCAACCGTGCGGTGGCCATCGCCGACGAGTTGCGCCGCACCGTCGTGCTTCATGGCAGCGCGCTCGAGCAGAAGCTGCTGCTCGAAGCCGATATCGACCACGCCGACCTGATCGTCGCTCTGACCAATGACGACCAGGTGAACATCCTTTCCAGCGTCATCGCCAAGCGGCTGGGCTGCAAGTCCAACCTGGTCCTGATCAACAATCCGACCTACCACGACTTCGCCAAGACGCTGGGCATCGACGCACAGATGAACCCGCGCGCGGTGACCATCTCGAAGGTGCTGCAGCAGGTGCGGCGCGGCCGGATTCGAGCCGTTCACAATGTGCAGCGCGGCGCGGCCGAGATCATCGAAGCCGAGGCGCTCGAGACCTCGCCGCTGGTCGGCCCGCCGCTGAGCGAGCAGGAACTGCCGGACGGCATGCGCATCGGTGCCGTGTATCGTGACGGCGCCGTCATCAAGCCCAGCGGATCGCTGCGCATCAAGCCGAAGGATCGCGTGGTCATATTCGCGCTCGAAGGCGCTGTCCGGCAGGTCGAACAGCTTTTCCGCGTCAGCCTGGAATTCTTCTGA
- a CDS encoding D-amino-acid transaminase produces the protein MPRIAYVNGRYVRHADAAVHVEDRGYQFADGVYEVCEVARGFIMDMTRHLDRLGRSLGELEIGWPMSRKALELVMREVVRRNGVRDGLVYLQVTRGVAPRDHFFPAGHVAPAIVVTAKRASRAAADKRAETGIKVITVPENRWERVDIKTVGLLPNVLARQKARRSGAAEAWFVDHDGTVKEGAATNAWIVTQDGTLVTRPADFGILRGVTRATVMDIAASMNLTVEERPFTVQEAHEAREAFITAATTVVMPVVEIDGRTVANGHPGSLTLSLRNAFFDIAEKSRAC, from the coding sequence ATGCCGCGTATTGCCTATGTGAATGGCCGCTACGTCCGCCATGCCGACGCCGCCGTGCATGTGGAGGATCGCGGATACCAGTTTGCCGACGGTGTCTACGAGGTCTGCGAAGTGGCGCGCGGTTTCATCATGGACATGACGCGCCATCTCGATCGCCTCGGCCGCTCTCTCGGCGAGCTGGAGATCGGCTGGCCGATGAGCCGAAAGGCGCTCGAACTCGTCATGCGGGAGGTGGTCCGCCGCAACGGCGTGCGTGACGGCCTCGTCTACCTTCAGGTGACCCGCGGCGTCGCCCCCCGCGATCATTTCTTCCCGGCAGGACATGTTGCCCCCGCGATCGTCGTGACCGCCAAGCGGGCGAGCCGGGCAGCGGCCGACAAGCGCGCCGAGACCGGCATCAAGGTCATTACCGTGCCCGAAAACCGCTGGGAGCGGGTGGACATCAAGACCGTCGGCCTGCTGCCGAACGTTCTCGCCCGCCAGAAGGCGCGCCGTTCAGGCGCCGCAGAAGCCTGGTTCGTCGACCATGACGGCACGGTAAAGGAGGGGGCGGCGACCAACGCCTGGATTGTCACCCAGGACGGCACGCTGGTCACGAGGCCGGCCGATTTCGGGATCTTGCGCGGGGTAACCCGAGCCACGGTGATGGACATCGCCGCCTCGATGAACCTGACGGTCGAGGAGCGGCCCTTCACGGTGCAGGAAGCGCACGAGGCGCGCGAGGCGTTCATCACGGCCGCGACGACGGTTGTCATGCCCGTGGTGGAGATCGACGGGCGGACGGTGGCCAACGGCCATCCCGGCTCGCTCACCTTATCGTTGCGGAATGCGTTTTTTGACATTGCGGAAAAAAGTCGCGCCTGTTAA
- the hfq gene encoding RNA chaperone Hfq — protein sequence MAERSQNLQDLFLNTVRKSKNPLTIFLINGVKLTGVVTSFDNFCVLLRRDGHSQLVYKHAISTIMPSQPVQLFEAEEASREG from the coding sequence ATGGCGGAAAGATCGCAAAACTTGCAGGACCTTTTCCTGAATACCGTACGCAAGAGCAAGAACCCGTTGACGATCTTTCTCATCAACGGCGTAAAGCTCACAGGCGTCGTAACCTCATTCGATAATTTCTGCGTCCTTCTGCGCCGCGATGGACATTCGCAGCTCGTCTACAAGCACGCGATCTCGACAATCATGCCGAGCCAGCCGGTGCAACTGTTCGAGGCGGAAGAAGCCAGTCGGGAAGGCTGA
- the hflX gene encoding GTPase HflX has translation MPGAQAKAVVVTPILTQARFQAQDGAGRPRLTLSPDARLAEAIGLAEAIELEIVHSEIILLSAPRPATLIGSGKVDELAAIAEERGAELVVVDHQLTPVQQRNLERQLKAKVLDRTGLILEIFGRRARTKEGRLQVDLAHLEYQRGRLVRSWTHLERQRGGGGFMGGPGETQIEADRRLLQERIIRIKRELETVRRTRDLHRAKRKKVPFPVVAIVGYTNAGKSTLFNRLTGAAVVAEDMLFATLDPTLRRIRLPHGTTIILSDTVGFISDLPTHLVAAFRATLEEVVEADLVIHLRDISDPDTMAHAEDVHQVLDSLGVDAGDERHVLEVWNKIDRLDAANRERVLASSSGGKPTMAVSAVTGEGIGDLLELIENRVSGALSEMTVKLNAGQMALVDWIHRNGDVLERKHHDDGSLTLRLRATGAAREEIRRRIGEFSG, from the coding sequence ATGCCGGGAGCCCAGGCGAAGGCTGTTGTCGTAACACCCATCCTCACCCAGGCGCGGTTCCAGGCCCAGGATGGGGCAGGGCGCCCGCGGCTCACGCTGTCTCCCGATGCAAGGCTGGCCGAAGCGATCGGCCTTGCCGAGGCCATCGAACTCGAGATCGTGCACAGCGAGATCATCCTCCTGTCGGCGCCGCGGCCGGCGACGCTGATCGGCAGCGGCAAGGTGGACGAGCTGGCGGCCATCGCGGAAGAACGCGGCGCCGAGCTCGTTGTGGTCGACCATCAGCTGACGCCGGTGCAGCAGCGAAATCTCGAGCGACAGTTGAAGGCCAAGGTGCTGGATCGCACCGGGCTGATCCTGGAGATATTCGGCCGCCGTGCCCGCACCAAGGAAGGCCGCCTGCAGGTTGATCTGGCGCATCTGGAATATCAGCGCGGCAGGCTGGTCAGGAGCTGGACCCATCTCGAGCGCCAGCGCGGCGGCGGCGGCTTCATGGGCGGCCCTGGCGAGACGCAGATCGAGGCCGACCGGCGGCTGCTCCAGGAGCGCATCATCCGCATCAAGCGCGAGCTGGAAACCGTTCGCCGCACCCGCGACCTGCACCGCGCCAAGCGCAAGAAGGTGCCGTTTCCGGTGGTCGCGATCGTCGGCTATACCAACGCCGGAAAGTCTACGCTTTTCAATCGCCTGACCGGGGCCGCCGTGGTTGCGGAGGACATGCTTTTCGCGACGCTCGACCCGACCCTGCGCCGCATCAGGCTGCCGCACGGCACGACCATCATCCTGTCGGACACGGTGGGCTTCATCTCCGATCTACCGACCCATCTGGTCGCCGCGTTCCGCGCCACGCTGGAGGAGGTCGTCGAGGCGGATCTTGTGATCCACCTGCGCGACATATCGGACCCCGACACGATGGCGCATGCCGAGGACGTGCATCAGGTCCTTGACAGCCTTGGGGTCGACGCCGGCGACGAGCGGCATGTCCTGGAGGTCTGGAACAAGATCGACCGGCTCGACGCCGCCAATCGCGAGCGCGTTCTTGCGTCGAGCTCGGGCGGCAAGCCGACCATGGCAGTTTCAGCCGTCACGGGCGAGGGGATCGGCGACCTTCTCGAACTGATCGAGAACCGTGTTTCGGGCGCGCTCAGCGAGATGACGGTCAAGCTGAACGCTGGACAGATGGCGCTTGTCGACTGGATCCACCGGAACGGCGACGTGCTGGAGCGAAAGCATCACGACGATGGCTCGCTGACCCTGCGCCTGCGGGCCACGGGAGCCGCGCGCGAGGAGATCCGCCGCAGGATCGGGGAATTCTCCGGATAG